A part of Paenarthrobacter sp. A20 genomic DNA contains:
- a CDS encoding AraC family transcriptional regulator, whose product MVRILPRDVLRGRPTTATTDVDEAHAKIAELFCSHELAPRTRTSAVDMKLRSLHRGDVGIEFLDYGADVRIEPEGLQDFHLVQIPLAGHASMQVGASVVDSSPRFATVPPIDRPFSMSWDGGSPHLIVYVRRTALERVAGQLYGETAVDLGYGMDLSGAAGRAFLRSVVELHDDLISRPQATAPVFVQGLLADSMVSRLLMAMELPGRQAGDAESESRLVRECRELLERHASEELTVPDIAECLGVSVRTLQTALRAETGATPSELLRSIRLDRAREMLLEASPREQSVTAVAELCGFTHQGRFSALYVKAFGELPSESLRR is encoded by the coding sequence ATGGTGAGGATTCTTCCTCGTGACGTTCTGCGGGGACGGCCAACAACGGCAACAACAGACGTGGACGAGGCACATGCCAAGATCGCGGAGTTGTTCTGCAGCCATGAGCTCGCCCCACGGACGCGGACGTCAGCGGTGGATATGAAGCTGCGCTCCCTTCACCGGGGCGACGTCGGGATCGAGTTCCTGGACTATGGAGCAGATGTCCGTATTGAGCCCGAGGGACTGCAGGATTTCCATTTGGTGCAAATTCCGCTGGCCGGGCACGCGTCCATGCAAGTGGGTGCGAGTGTTGTGGACTCAAGTCCGCGTTTCGCTACGGTTCCGCCCATCGACCGGCCATTTTCGATGAGTTGGGATGGCGGAAGCCCGCACCTCATCGTCTACGTACGGCGCACAGCGTTGGAGCGGGTGGCCGGGCAGTTGTACGGCGAAACCGCGGTGGACCTTGGCTATGGCATGGACCTTTCAGGTGCCGCCGGTCGAGCATTCTTGAGGTCCGTCGTCGAACTTCATGATGACCTGATCAGTCGGCCACAAGCCACGGCCCCCGTGTTTGTTCAGGGCTTGTTGGCGGACAGCATGGTGTCGCGGTTGCTGATGGCGATGGAACTGCCCGGCAGGCAGGCCGGGGACGCTGAGTCCGAAAGCCGCCTGGTGCGCGAGTGCCGTGAGCTGTTGGAGCGGCACGCCTCTGAAGAACTCACGGTGCCGGACATCGCCGAGTGCCTTGGCGTTTCGGTACGAACGCTGCAAACTGCCCTGCGGGCGGAAACGGGCGCGACGCCGTCGGAGTTGCTGCGGAGTATCCGGCTGGATAGGGCCCGGGAGATGCTGTTGGAAGCGAGCCCGCGGGAGCAGAGTGTCACGGCCGTTGCTGAGTTGTGCGGCTTCACGCATCAGGGGCGGTTCTCTGCCCTGTACGTCAAAGCCTTCGGCGAGTTGCCGAGCGAGAGCCTGCGCCGCTAG
- a CDS encoding LacI family DNA-binding transcriptional regulator, with amino-acid sequence MAGPVTLQDVADHAGVSRATASLVLRETGRVSQQTRQRVTEAMTTLGYVYNRGAASLRTQTASTIGVVVTHIASPFFGEVIHGLETGLTDSGYLPLLVNTDDDPARQHEAIRKLREHQVAGLALVPATGTTASLIDELRAWKMEHVLVSRYLKDVNAPYVGADDVVGGRLAATHLLETHGCESLAYLGGLPAILSRGDRTNGVKDALLHRGLDTSALIDMPGEVSGTGGLELGERLIASGPLPDGIICHSDSVAFGLYRALRIHGLGNNTRVIGYDNIGGAALWEPPLTSVATQGEALGRRAARMLLERIKEPGTPTSIDKTIPELAVRQSCGCS; translated from the coding sequence GTGGCCGGACCCGTAACACTGCAAGACGTCGCCGATCATGCCGGTGTTTCGCGGGCCACGGCATCGTTGGTGCTCAGGGAGACCGGACGGGTTTCCCAGCAGACCCGGCAACGGGTTACCGAGGCCATGACCACTCTCGGCTACGTCTACAACCGCGGGGCTGCGTCCCTTCGCACTCAAACGGCCAGCACCATCGGCGTCGTGGTGACCCACATTGCCAGCCCCTTCTTCGGCGAAGTCATCCACGGGCTCGAAACCGGACTGACTGATTCGGGGTATCTTCCCCTCCTGGTCAACACCGATGATGACCCCGCGCGCCAACACGAAGCGATTCGTAAACTACGCGAGCACCAAGTGGCCGGCCTGGCTCTGGTTCCGGCAACCGGGACGACCGCGTCCCTGATCGATGAACTTCGGGCCTGGAAAATGGAGCATGTCCTGGTCAGCCGTTATCTCAAGGACGTCAACGCACCCTATGTTGGGGCCGACGATGTCGTCGGTGGGCGGTTGGCTGCAACCCACCTGCTCGAAACCCACGGATGCGAATCCCTCGCATATCTGGGCGGGCTGCCTGCCATCCTTTCCCGTGGTGACAGGACCAATGGCGTGAAAGATGCACTCCTCCATCGCGGATTGGACACCTCAGCGCTCATCGACATGCCGGGTGAGGTCTCCGGGACCGGTGGGCTTGAACTGGGCGAACGGCTTATCGCGTCAGGGCCTCTTCCGGACGGCATCATCTGCCACAGCGACAGCGTCGCCTTCGGGCTCTACCGAGCTCTGAGAATCCATGGTCTGGGCAACAACACTCGCGTCATCGGCTACGACAACATCGGCGGGGCGGCGCTCTGGGAGCCGCCCCTTACAAGCGTGGCCACACAGGGCGAGGCGCTCGGACGACGGGCAGCCCGTATGCTGCTCGAACGCATCAAGGAACCCGGTACACCGACATCAATCGATAAAACCATTCCCGAACTGGCAGTGCGCCAATCGTGTGGTTGCTCTTAG
- a CDS encoding ABC transporter substrate-binding protein: MNAKKRHIAAMAVAGALALSVSACSPGSEQPAEDQKLTVWTLERQPDRVEIQKQIAADYTKQSGVEVDIVAIDEAQYNQLLVSSAASGELPDVVGGLGLPGVGALQANDLLDGEAAARVVDELGKDTFAPRALELASIDGQQLAVPSDSWASVLVYRKDLFDKAGLKAPETYDDIMKAAQALTGDGRVGFSGFTTNQETFEHLALGNGCQLVGQDKKIGLESPECVESFSFYRELMTKYSVPGEQDTNTARSNYLSGRSAMTMFSSFILDELAGLRKDMLPSCAECASDTGYLAKNTGVVTAIKGPSGETPAQFGSQVNWAIPVEASPAASDFVKYMMSDGYERWLAFAPEGKVPARQGTKDKPSAYVDAWKALPSGTTTKAPLSDFYPQSVIDQLSSSPEKMTLWAVPQGQGALAGALLAEQPVAKAINSMVTGSTTGPEAAKSAADTARTIQSTLK, from the coding sequence ATGAACGCAAAGAAGCGGCATATTGCAGCAATGGCTGTTGCGGGAGCCCTCGCACTTTCAGTTTCAGCATGCAGTCCCGGAAGCGAACAACCGGCCGAGGACCAGAAGCTGACCGTTTGGACCTTGGAGCGTCAGCCCGATCGGGTGGAGATCCAGAAGCAGATCGCTGCGGACTACACCAAGCAGTCCGGCGTCGAGGTGGACATCGTTGCCATTGACGAAGCGCAGTACAACCAGCTCCTGGTGTCCTCAGCGGCATCGGGGGAGCTGCCCGATGTCGTTGGAGGTCTGGGTCTGCCCGGGGTTGGGGCCCTTCAGGCAAACGACCTGCTGGACGGTGAGGCCGCAGCCCGTGTGGTCGATGAACTGGGAAAGGACACCTTTGCCCCGCGTGCCCTGGAACTGGCAAGCATCGACGGCCAACAACTGGCTGTTCCCAGCGATTCCTGGGCTTCGGTGCTCGTCTACCGCAAAGACCTCTTCGACAAGGCGGGCCTGAAAGCTCCGGAAACCTATGACGACATTATGAAGGCGGCGCAGGCACTCACCGGCGATGGCCGTGTCGGCTTCTCCGGATTCACCACCAACCAGGAAACCTTCGAGCACCTCGCGCTGGGTAACGGCTGCCAATTGGTAGGGCAGGACAAGAAGATCGGCCTCGAAAGCCCTGAATGCGTTGAGTCCTTCAGCTTCTACCGCGAACTCATGACCAAGTACTCGGTTCCTGGCGAGCAGGACACTAACACCGCCCGGTCAAACTACCTCTCCGGACGTTCAGCCATGACCATGTTCTCCTCGTTCATCCTCGACGAGCTGGCTGGCCTGCGGAAGGACATGCTCCCATCCTGCGCCGAATGTGCCAGCGACACCGGCTACCTGGCCAAGAACACCGGCGTCGTGACCGCCATCAAAGGCCCCAGCGGTGAGACCCCGGCGCAGTTCGGTTCACAGGTCAACTGGGCCATCCCCGTTGAAGCCTCCCCCGCAGCATCGGACTTCGTGAAGTACATGATGAGCGACGGGTACGAGCGTTGGCTCGCCTTCGCCCCGGAAGGCAAAGTCCCCGCACGCCAGGGAACCAAGGACAAGCCATCCGCCTACGTGGACGCCTGGAAGGCACTCCCGTCCGGCACCACCACGAAAGCCCCGCTGTCCGATTTCTACCCGCAGTCCGTTATTGACCAGCTGAGTTCATCGCCCGAGAAAATGACCCTCTGGGCAGTGCCCCAGGGCCAAGGCGCATTGGCCGGGGCATTGCTCGCAGAGCAGCCCGTGGCAAAGGCCATCAACTCCATGGTGACCGGCAGCACGACAGGCCCGGAAGCTGCCAAGAGCGCAGCTGACACCGCACGCACCATCCAGTCGACCCTCAAATAA
- a CDS encoding carbohydrate ABC transporter permease — protein sequence MSTTTTLRRKGSVSRRQARAGIALVSPSVIIVLVLVVLPILWTVMLAFQDVRLIQIRRANLFGNYTLDNFINVLTSEALWSSLGTTLTYSVLGTGGAIVVGLMAALSLRNAFRGRTLVRAAMLLPYVSPVVAAAFVWKTMLNPQFGVVNAWGTGALGWDQPVSFLTTRTSEVEILGLTVPVPTALFTVIAFEIWRTFPFVFLFVTARLQAVPKSIEEAARMDGAVPTQMFRHILLPQLLPTIAVLSVLRFIWTFNNFDDVYLLTGGGAGTEVVSVGVFNYLIGRGDIGSASAQALVLAAILTVMVLIYMKFAVKDEEVA from the coding sequence ATGAGCACCACAACCACACTCCGGCGCAAGGGAAGCGTCAGCCGCCGCCAAGCCCGCGCGGGCATCGCCCTTGTCTCACCCAGCGTCATCATCGTCCTCGTCCTGGTTGTCCTGCCGATCCTCTGGACCGTCATGCTCGCCTTCCAGGACGTGCGCCTCATCCAAATCCGCAGAGCCAACCTCTTCGGCAACTACACGCTCGACAATTTCATCAATGTTCTGACCTCCGAAGCACTCTGGTCCTCCCTGGGCACCACCCTCACGTACTCGGTGCTCGGTACCGGCGGGGCAATCGTCGTTGGCCTCATGGCAGCACTTTCCCTCCGCAACGCCTTCCGCGGACGCACCCTGGTCAGGGCAGCCATGCTGCTTCCCTACGTTTCGCCCGTCGTCGCAGCAGCCTTCGTGTGGAAGACCATGCTCAACCCGCAGTTCGGCGTCGTCAACGCATGGGGGACCGGTGCACTGGGCTGGGACCAACCAGTCTCCTTTCTTACCACCCGCACGAGCGAGGTTGAGATCCTCGGATTGACCGTCCCTGTGCCCACCGCCCTGTTCACGGTCATCGCCTTTGAAATCTGGCGGACCTTCCCGTTCGTGTTTCTCTTCGTAACGGCCCGGCTCCAGGCAGTGCCGAAGTCCATCGAGGAAGCGGCACGCATGGACGGGGCCGTACCTACCCAGATGTTCCGGCACATCCTGCTGCCGCAACTGCTCCCCACCATCGCCGTGCTCAGCGTGCTCCGCTTCATCTGGACGTTCAATAACTTCGACGACGTCTACCTCCTCACCGGCGGCGGGGCAGGCACCGAAGTGGTGAGCGTGGGCGTTTTCAACTACCTGATCGGCCGCGGAGACATCGGCTCCGCCTCAGCCCAGGCGCTGGTTCTGGCAGCCATCCTGACCGTGATGGTCCTGATCTACATGAAGTTCGCCGTCAAGGACGAGGAAGTGGCCTGA